The following coding sequences lie in one Glycine soja cultivar W05 chromosome 16, ASM419377v2, whole genome shotgun sequence genomic window:
- the LOC114390750 gene encoding pheophytinase, chloroplastic-like isoform X2: MSRRSFAFKGIVASGVSVAASTLTAEAEPSSKGFERLPYKPEGYNYWTWRGHKIHYVVQGEGSPIVLIHGFGASAFHWRYNIPELAKKHKVYALDLLGFGWSDKALIDYDAMVWRDQVVDFVKEIVKEPTVLVGNSLGGFTALVAATGLPDLVNGVALLNSAGQFGDGKRESETSEETALQKFLLKPLKEVFQRVVLGFLFWQAKQPARVLSVLKSVYINSSNVDDYLVESITRPAQDPNAGEVYYRLMTRFMMNQSKYTLDAVLSELSCPLLLLWGDLDPWVGPAKANRIKEFYPKTTLVNLQAGHCPHDETPELVNKALLDWLTTLTPEVTLQTV, encoded by the exons ATGAGCAGGAGGAGTTTTGCGTTTAAGGGAATTGTGGCCTCTGGCGTTTCGGTCGCGGCTTCTACTCTCACAGCCGAAGCAGAACCATCTTCCAAAG GTTTTGAAAGATTGCCGTACAAGCCGGAAGGGTACAATTATTGGACATGGAGGGGTCATAAAATACATTATGTAGTGCAAGGAGAAGGCTCTCCCATTGTTCTTATTCATGGTTTTGGGGCCTCTGCATTCCACTGgag GTACAACATTCCAGAATTGGCTAAGAAACACAAGGTATATGCCTTAGACTTGCTCGGttttgggtggagtgacaaagcACTTATAGATTATGACGCTATGGTGTGGAGAGATCAAGTTGTTGACTTTGTGAAGGAAATAGTAAAAGAACCAACCGTTTTAGTTGGAAACAG CCTTGGAGGATTTACTGCTTTGGTTGCAGCAACTGGGTTGCCTGATCTTGTCAATGGTGTTGCTCTTCTAAATTCTGCCGGACAATTTGGCGATGGGAAAAGGGAAAGTGAAACTTCTGAAGAAACAGCTCTACAAAAGTTTCTCCTAAAGCCATTGAAGGAAGTTTTCCAGCGTGTAGTTCTTGGATTTTTATTCTGGCAGGCAAAGCAACCAGCTCGGGTTCTGTCAGTCCTAAAAAGT GTGTATATAAATTCTTCCAATGTGGATGACTATCTTGTGGAATCTATAACAAGGCCAGCTCAAGATCCAAATGCCGGAGAAGTTTACTACAG GTTAATGACgcgcttcatgatgaatcagaGCAAGTACACTCTAGATGCTGTCTTAAGTGAACTCTCATGCCCGTTGTTGCTGCTTTGGGGTGACCTTGACCCATGGGTTGGTCCAGCCAAAGCGAATCGAATCAAAGAGTTCTATCCAAAAACTACTCTTGTGAACTTGCAGGCTGGGCATTGTCCACATGATGAGACACCAGAGCTTGTGAACAAGGCTTTATTGGATTGGTTGACCACCCTCACTCCTGAAGTGACTCTCCAAACAGTTTGA
- the LOC114390750 gene encoding pheophytinase, chloroplastic-like isoform X1: MASSICALSPSVQSQLTKTTLVAPIPLYQRSKCEMSRRSFAFKGIVASGVSVAASTLTAEAEPSSKGFERLPYKPEGYNYWTWRGHKIHYVVQGEGSPIVLIHGFGASAFHWRYNIPELAKKHKVYALDLLGFGWSDKALIDYDAMVWRDQVVDFVKEIVKEPTVLVGNSLGGFTALVAATGLPDLVNGVALLNSAGQFGDGKRESETSEETALQKFLLKPLKEVFQRVVLGFLFWQAKQPARVLSVLKSVYINSSNVDDYLVESITRPAQDPNAGEVYYRLMTRFMMNQSKYTLDAVLSELSCPLLLLWGDLDPWVGPAKANRIKEFYPKTTLVNLQAGHCPHDETPELVNKALLDWLTTLTPEVTLQTV; encoded by the exons ATGGCTTCTTCCATCTGTGCTCTCTCGCCTTCCGTCCAATCACAGCTCACTAAAACCACCCTCGTTGCTCCAATCCCTCTCTATCAAC GAAGCAAGTGCGAAATGAGCAGGAGGAGTTTTGCGTTTAAGGGAATTGTGGCCTCTGGCGTTTCGGTCGCGGCTTCTACTCTCACAGCCGAAGCAGAACCATCTTCCAAAG GTTTTGAAAGATTGCCGTACAAGCCGGAAGGGTACAATTATTGGACATGGAGGGGTCATAAAATACATTATGTAGTGCAAGGAGAAGGCTCTCCCATTGTTCTTATTCATGGTTTTGGGGCCTCTGCATTCCACTGgag GTACAACATTCCAGAATTGGCTAAGAAACACAAGGTATATGCCTTAGACTTGCTCGGttttgggtggagtgacaaagcACTTATAGATTATGACGCTATGGTGTGGAGAGATCAAGTTGTTGACTTTGTGAAGGAAATAGTAAAAGAACCAACCGTTTTAGTTGGAAACAG CCTTGGAGGATTTACTGCTTTGGTTGCAGCAACTGGGTTGCCTGATCTTGTCAATGGTGTTGCTCTTCTAAATTCTGCCGGACAATTTGGCGATGGGAAAAGGGAAAGTGAAACTTCTGAAGAAACAGCTCTACAAAAGTTTCTCCTAAAGCCATTGAAGGAAGTTTTCCAGCGTGTAGTTCTTGGATTTTTATTCTGGCAGGCAAAGCAACCAGCTCGGGTTCTGTCAGTCCTAAAAAGT GTGTATATAAATTCTTCCAATGTGGATGACTATCTTGTGGAATCTATAACAAGGCCAGCTCAAGATCCAAATGCCGGAGAAGTTTACTACAG GTTAATGACgcgcttcatgatgaatcagaGCAAGTACACTCTAGATGCTGTCTTAAGTGAACTCTCATGCCCGTTGTTGCTGCTTTGGGGTGACCTTGACCCATGGGTTGGTCCAGCCAAAGCGAATCGAATCAAAGAGTTCTATCCAAAAACTACTCTTGTGAACTTGCAGGCTGGGCATTGTCCACATGATGAGACACCAGAGCTTGTGAACAAGGCTTTATTGGATTGGTTGACCACCCTCACTCCTGAAGTGACTCTCCAAACAGTTTGA
- the LOC114390751 gene encoding uncharacterized protein LOC114390751, which produces MAAIRHWPLHQLDIKNVFLHSDLEEDIYMEQPLGFVAQGEYGLVCKLHRSLYGLKQSPRAWFGKFSHVVQLFGLKRSEADHSVFYCYTSPGKCVYLMVYVDDIVITENDTTKIAQLKEHLFSHFQTKDLGYLKYFLGIEVAQSGDDVVISQRKYALDILEETGMQNCRPVESPMDPNLKLMADQSKVYPDPERYRRLVGKLIYLTITRPDISFAGGVVSQFMQNPHLDHWNAVMRILRYVKRAPEQGLLYEDKGNTQLSGYCDANWAGCPMDRRSTSGYCVFVGGNLISWKNKKQTFVARSSAEAEY; this is translated from the coding sequence ATGGCTGCTATTCGTCACTGGCCCCTCCATCAGCTTGATATTAAAAATGTCTTCCTCCACAGTGATCTTGAGGAGGATATTTATATGGAACAACCTCTTGGGTTTGTTGCTCAGGGGGAGTATGGCCTTGTGTGTAAGCTTCACCGATCTCTCTATGGGTTGAAACAATCTCCTCGAGCTTGGTTTGGTAAATTTAGTCATGTTGTTCAACTTTTTGGACTGAAACGAAGTGAAGCTGATCACTCTGTTTTTTACTGTTATACATCTCCTGGAAAATGTGTTTATCTAATggtttatgttgatgacatagTGATTACAGAGAATGATACTACTAAGATCGCCCAGCTAAAAGAGCACTTATTCAGTCATTTCCAGACCAAAGATTTGGGATATTTGAAGTATTTCCTTGGTATTGAAGTGGCTCAATCAGGAGATGATGTTGTGATTTCTCAAAGAAAGTATGCTCTTGATATTTTAGAAGAAACAGGTATGCAGAATTGTAGACCTGTTGAAAGTCCTATGGATCCAAATTTGAAACTCATGGCAGATCAAAGTAAAGTTTATCCTGACCCCGAGAGATATAGGAGGCTTGTGGGAAAACTCATTTACCTCACCATTACTAGACCTGATATCTCCTTTGCTGGGGGAGTGGTTAGCCAATTTATGCAGAATCCTCATTTGGATCATTGGAATGCTGTCATGCGTATTTTGAGATATGTTAAGAGAGCTCCTGAACAAGGCTTGTTGTATGAAGACAAGGGTAATACGCAACTATCGGGATATTGTGATGCTAATTGGGCTGGCTGTCCCATGGATAGGAGGTCTACATCAGGTTATTGTGTCTTCGTTGGAGGAAATCTTATCTCTTggaaaaacaagaaacaaactTTTGTTGCTCGGTCCAGTGCAGAAGCTGAATATTGA
- the LOC114391173 gene encoding tubby-like F-box protein 2 — protein MSLRSIVRELKEMRDGIGSTSKRGAESKHWLSRTKSHVAPDILATPFEPIQQGQWANLPSELLLDIIQRIEESETSWPARAVVVFCASVCKSWRSITREIVKTPEQCGRITFPISLKQPGPRDSPIQCFIRRNKETSTYLLYFGLVPSENDGNKLLLAAKRIRRATGTDFIISLAADDFSRASNKYVGKLRSNFLGTKFTIFDSQAPNDVAIQPNCQSSRRFHSKQVSPRLPACNYLVSTVSYELNVLCTRGPRRMYCVMNSIPVSAIQEGGNAPTPASYPQIFDEHFSPSPALKEKVPVTDLNSASLSEPPVSSQCSAEQLALKNRAPRWHEQLQCWCLNFKGRVSVASVKNFQLVAAVDPSHNISAEEQEKVILQFGKIGKDIFTMDYCYPLSTFQAFAICLSSFDTKPACE, from the exons ATGTCGTTGAGAAGCATAGTCCGTGAACTCAAGGAGATGAGAGATGGAATTGGCAGCACATCAAAGCGGGGTGCAGAAAGCAAGCATTGGCTCAGTCGGACAAAGTCACATGTAGCACCAGATATTCTTGCTACTCCATTTGAACCTATTCAACAGGGACAATGGGCAAATCTACCATCAGAATTGCTTCTGGACATAATCCAGAGGATCGAAGAGAGTGAGACATCTTGGCCTGCCCGTGCTGTTGTTGTCTTTTGTGCTTCAGTATGTAAATCATGGAGGTCCATTACAAGAGAGATTGTCAAGACTCCTGAACAATGTGGAAGGATCACATTTCCCATTTCATTGAAGCAG CCGGGTCCGCGTGATTCTCCAATACAGTGCTTTATCAGGAGGAACAAAGAAACTTCTACATATCTATTGTACTTTGGTCTGGTTCCAT CAGAGAATGACGGTAATAAGTTGTTATTAGCTGCCAAAAGGATAAGAAGGGCAACGGGCACTGACTTTATCATATCCTTGGCTGCAGATGATTTTTCTCGAGCCAGCAACAAATATGTTGGTAAACTAAG GTCTAATTTTTTAGGTACCAAGTTCACCATATTTGACAGTCAAGCTCCAAATGATGTTGCAATTCAACCAAATTGTCAATCTAGTAGGAGATTTCATTCTAAGCAGGTGTCACCAAGACTTCCAGCTTGTAATTATCTTGTTAGCACTGTTTCCTACGAGCTGAATGTCCTATGCACTAGAGGGCCAAGAAGAATGTACTGTGTCATGAACTCCATACCTGTCTCAGCTATTCAGGAAGGCGGCAATGCCCCAACTCCAGCATCTTACCCTCAAATATTTGatgaacatttttctccatCACCAGCACTGAAAGAAAAAGTTCCAGTCACAGATTTAAACTCTGCAAGCTTATCAGAGCCACCAGTATCGAGCCAATGCTCAGCCGAGCAATTAGCACTGAAAAACAGGGCTCCCAGATGGCATGAGCAGCTTCAGTGCTGGTGCCTAAACTTCAAGGGTCGTGTTTCAGTGGCTTCTGTTAAGAACTTTCAACTTGTAGCTGCTGTTGATCCATCTCATAATATTTCTGCTGAGGAGCAAGAAAAGGTAATCTTGCAGTTTGGAAAGATTGGAAAAGACATATTCACCATGGATTACTGTTATCCGCTCTCTACCTTCCAAGCCTTTGCCATCTGCTTGAGCAGCTTTGACACTAAACCTGCCTGTGAATGA
- the LOC114389323 gene encoding anaphase-promoting complex subunit 10 isoform X2 encodes MAAESSEGEEETKLSGGNQLLIVDDDLTEMGKKAAWSVSSCKPGNGVSSLRDDNLETYWQSDGGQPHLVNIQFQKKVRLQLIVLYVDFKLDESYTPSKVSIRAGDGFHNLKEIKTVELVKPTGWVYLSLSGVDPRNPIPHQPFQFTSREFITYSSIR; translated from the exons ATGGCAGCAGAATCATCAGAGGGCGAAGAAGAAACCAAGTTAAGCGGAGGTAACCAATTGCTCATAGTTGACGATGACTTAACGGAAATGGGAAAGAAAGCCGCTTGGAGCGTGAGTTCCTGCAAACCCGGTAACGGCGTTTCCTCTCTCCGTGATGACAATCTCGAAACTTATTGGCA ATCCGACGGAGGGCAACCCCATTTAGTTAACATTCAGTTTCAGAAGAAAGTTAGACTTCAA TTAATTGTGCTATACGTGGATTTCAAGCTTGACGAGAGTTACACGCCGAGCAAAGTTTCCATCCGTGCCGGTGATGGTTTTCACAACTTGAAG GAGATTAAGACCGTGGAACTCGTGAAGCCAACTGGGTGGGTTTATCTTTCCTTGTCTGGAGTTGATCCTAG GAACCCTATCCCACATCAGCCATTCCAATTTACTTCAAGGGAATTCATCACCTACTCTTCTATAAGATGA
- the LOC114389323 gene encoding anaphase-promoting complex subunit 10 isoform X1, whose product MAAESSEGEEETKLSGGNQLLIVDDDLTEMGKKAAWSVSSCKPGNGVSSLRDDNLETYWQSDGGQPHLVNIQFQKKVRLQLIVLYVDFKLDESYTPSKVSIRAGDGFHNLKEIKTVELVKPTGWVYLSLSGVDPRDTFVNTFMLQIAVLSNHLNGRDTHVRQIKVYGPRPNPIPHQPFQFTSREFITYSSIR is encoded by the exons ATGGCAGCAGAATCATCAGAGGGCGAAGAAGAAACCAAGTTAAGCGGAGGTAACCAATTGCTCATAGTTGACGATGACTTAACGGAAATGGGAAAGAAAGCCGCTTGGAGCGTGAGTTCCTGCAAACCCGGTAACGGCGTTTCCTCTCTCCGTGATGACAATCTCGAAACTTATTGGCA ATCCGACGGAGGGCAACCCCATTTAGTTAACATTCAGTTTCAGAAGAAAGTTAGACTTCAA TTAATTGTGCTATACGTGGATTTCAAGCTTGACGAGAGTTACACGCCGAGCAAAGTTTCCATCCGTGCCGGTGATGGTTTTCACAACTTGAAG GAGATTAAGACCGTGGAACTCGTGAAGCCAACTGGGTGGGTTTATCTTTCCTTGTCTGGAGTTGATCCTAG GGATACCTTTGTGAATACTTTCATGTTGCAAATTGCTGTGTTGTCAAACCATCTCAATGGAAGGGATACTCACGTGCGGCAGATCAAAGTTTACGGGCCTCGACC GAACCCTATCCCACATCAGCCATTCCAATTTACTTCAAGGGAATTCATCACCTACTCTTCTATAAGATGA
- the LOC114390470 gene encoding U-box domain-containing protein 5-like isoform X1: MGTDGSELVETLPNPRSFKVHRTMCAELRKLVDRILRIIPQIEAARPSGMQALCLLNEAIDKAKQLLLYCSESSKLYLAITGDSILSKFQKARKSLTQSLVQILNMVPVMLAAEISRLIGDFECVTFVLNSAEQAAGKVMKQLLQQDPSTSDKDSMEESELKDFQFVAARLGITSPTAILIERRSIQKLLEKLKPNDQTKEIILKNLLFLLIKHRKSITGEQMEVYSQSEGPITTQNSDHESQKNLHVKSYLYLNHGQYRTHASELSRLTPPEEYTCPISLRLMYDPVVIASGKTYERMWIQKWFDEGNTICPKTKKELAHMALTPNVALKDLILNWCKTNGVSIPDPRRHVQDFHSWEASSNSIRSFGSSLYDLNFPMDFSNMSLGSLDTSYNSDSSHTKANHSLNLMLNKSSDNSRRHQSHVRIHDADRMHLSKLHERQWESQCQVIENMKIDFKCNYQAFCSVSSESFIDPLTRFLSTACERHDVKALRAGTKLLMEFMKCCRNGMTNLSEDTCIMLASLLDTEAIGEALTIMEELTGNWYEKANIAASSVLTSVSKILDSGNEEFQRKAIKIMYNFSSNGQICPYMVSLGCIPKLLPFFEDRTLLRDSIHILKNLCDTEEGRVTVVETKGCISSVVEILGTGSDEEKEPALIILLSLCSQRVEYCQLVVSEGIIPSLVNISNKGSDMAKAYALELLRLLKDDEFQYEDCCEPNLGASQEPNNHYQEKKSSKKPSILKKLSLFSKSSSVAPKTKR; this comes from the exons ATGGGAACTGATGGCAGTGAACTGGTAGAGACATTACCAAATCCTCGCTCCTTTAAG GTACATCGTACAATGTGTGCAGAACTCAGGAAATTAGTTGATAGAATCTTGCGGATAATTCCACAGATAGAAGCAGCACGCCCTAGTGGAATGCAGGCTCTGTGTTTGCTGAACGAGGCAATTGATAAAGCCAAACAACTCCTGTTATACTGCTCCGAATCTAGTAAACTCTACCTG GCAATAACAGGGGATTCCATACTCTCAAAATTCCAGAAGGCAAGAAAATCATTAACGCAAAGCTTAGTCCAGATTCTGAATATGGTTCCAGTTATGTTGGCCGCAGAG ATTTCTCGACTAATTGGTGATTTTGAGTGTGTGACATTTGTCCTCAACTCTGCTGAACAAGCAGCTGGGAAGGTTATGAAACAATTGCTCCAGCAAGATCCTTCAACATCAGATAAAGATTCAATGGAGGAATCTGAACTAAAAGATTTTCAGTTTGTAGCAGCAAGACTTGGTATTACATCCCCAACGGCCATCTTAATAGAGAGACGATCTATTCAGAAGTTGTTAGAAAAACTCAAACCAAATGACCAGACAAAAGAGATCATCTTGAAAAATCTTTTGTTTCTCCTGATAAAGCACCGAAAATCAATCACAGGGGAACAAATGGAGGTCTACTCTCAAAGTGAAGGACCAATCACAACTCAGAACTCAGATCATGAGTCTCAAAAAAACCTTCATGTCAAGTCATACCTGTACTTGAACCATGGTCAGTATAGAACTCATGCCAGTGAGTTGAGCAGACTTACACCTCCTGAGGAATATACATGCCCAATATCTTTAAGGTTGATGTATGACCCTGTTGTCATTGCTTCAGGAAAAACATATGAAAGGATGTGGATACAAAAGTGGTTTGATGAGGGTAATACTATATGCCCAAAAACTAAAAAGGAATTGGCTCATATGGCATTGACTCCAAATGTTGCCTTAAAGGACTTGATATTAAACTGGTGCAAAACTAATGGAGTCTCCATTCCTGACCCGCGTAGGCATGTGCAAGATTTTCACTCATGGGAAGCTTCCTCCAACTCCATTAGGAGTTTTGGAAGTTCTTTGTATGATTTGAACTTCCCAATGGATTTTAGTAACATGTCTCTTGGATCATTAGATACCAGTTATAATTCAGATTCCTCCCACACTAAGGCCAACCATAGCTTAAATTTGATGTTGAACAAGAGCAGTGACAATTCGCGCAGGCATCAATCTCATGTACGGATACATGACGCTGATCGGATGCATTTGTCTAAACTCCATGAGCGTCAATGGGAATCTCAATGCCAAGTCattgaaaatatgaaaatagatTTCAAATGCAATTACCAAGCTTTTTGCTCTGTGTCATCTGAGAGTTTCATTGACCCACTCACAAGATTTCTGAGCACTGCATGTGAGAGGCACGATGTAAAAGCTCTGCGAGCAGGAACTAAGTTGCTAATGGAATTTATGAAGTGTTGCAG AAATGGTATGACCAATTTAAGTGAAGATACATGCATTATGTTGGCAAGTCTTCTTGACACAGAAGCGATTGGTGAAGCTCTCACCATAATGGAAGAACTGACAGGGAATTGGTATGAAAAAGCTAACATTGCAGCTTCCAGTGTGCTCACTTCTGTTTCAAAGATCCTTGATTCAGGTAATGAAGAGTTCCAACGAAAAGCtattaaaataatgtataatttttcatCCAATGGTCAAATTTGTCCCTACATGGTGTCTCTCGGGTGCATCCCTAAATTACTGCCATTTTTTGAAGACAGAACCCTTTTGAGAGACAGTATACATATCTTGAAAAACCTTTGTGATACTGAAGAGGGTAGGGTTACTGTTGTAGAAACAAAAGGATGCATATCTTCTGTTGTTGAAATACTTGGGACTGGCAGTGATGAGGAAAAAGAACCTGCACTGATTATTCTTCTCTCTTTATGCTCTCAACGTGTGGAATACTGTCAGTTGGTTGTGTCTGAGGGGATTATTCCTTCTCTTGTCAACATCTCCAACAAAGGAAGTGATATGGCAAAGGCTTATGCATTAGAATTACTCCGTCTTTTGAAGGACGACGAGTTTCAGTATGAAGATTGTTGTGAGCCAAATCTCGGTGCCTCTCAAGAACCTAACAATCACtatcaagaaaagaaatcatCAAAGAAACCGTCAATTTTGAAGAAACTATCACTGTTCTCAAAATCCAGTTCAGTTGCACCAAAAACCAAAAGATGA
- the LOC114390470 gene encoding U-box domain-containing protein 5-like isoform X2 → MGTDGSELVETLPNPRSFKVHRTMCAELRKLVDRILRIIPQIEAARPSGMQALCLLNEAIDKAKQLLLYCSESSKLYLAITGDSILSKFQKARKSLTQSLVQILNMVPVMLAAEISRLIGDFECVTFVLNSAEQAAGKVMKQLLQQDPSTSDKDSMEESELKDFQFVAARLGITSPTAILIERRSIQKLLEKLKPNDQTKEIILKNLLFLLIKHRKSITGEQMEVYSQSEGPITTQNSDHESQKNLHVKSYLYLNHGQYRTHASELSRLTPPEEYTCPISLRLMYDPVVIASGKTYERMWIQKWFDEGNTICPKTKKELAHMALTPNVALKDLILNWCKTNGVSIPDPRRHVQDFHSWEASSNSIRSFGSSLYDLNFPMDFSNMSLGSLDTSYNSDSSHTKANHSLNLMLNKSSDNSRRHQSHVRIHDADRMHLSKLHERQWESQCQVIENMKIDFKCNYQAFCSVSSESFIDPLTRFLSTACERHDVKALRAGTKLLMEFMKCCRNGMTNLSEDTCIMLASLLDTEAIGEALTIMEELTGNWYEKANIAASSVLTSVSKILDSEPF, encoded by the exons ATGGGAACTGATGGCAGTGAACTGGTAGAGACATTACCAAATCCTCGCTCCTTTAAG GTACATCGTACAATGTGTGCAGAACTCAGGAAATTAGTTGATAGAATCTTGCGGATAATTCCACAGATAGAAGCAGCACGCCCTAGTGGAATGCAGGCTCTGTGTTTGCTGAACGAGGCAATTGATAAAGCCAAACAACTCCTGTTATACTGCTCCGAATCTAGTAAACTCTACCTG GCAATAACAGGGGATTCCATACTCTCAAAATTCCAGAAGGCAAGAAAATCATTAACGCAAAGCTTAGTCCAGATTCTGAATATGGTTCCAGTTATGTTGGCCGCAGAG ATTTCTCGACTAATTGGTGATTTTGAGTGTGTGACATTTGTCCTCAACTCTGCTGAACAAGCAGCTGGGAAGGTTATGAAACAATTGCTCCAGCAAGATCCTTCAACATCAGATAAAGATTCAATGGAGGAATCTGAACTAAAAGATTTTCAGTTTGTAGCAGCAAGACTTGGTATTACATCCCCAACGGCCATCTTAATAGAGAGACGATCTATTCAGAAGTTGTTAGAAAAACTCAAACCAAATGACCAGACAAAAGAGATCATCTTGAAAAATCTTTTGTTTCTCCTGATAAAGCACCGAAAATCAATCACAGGGGAACAAATGGAGGTCTACTCTCAAAGTGAAGGACCAATCACAACTCAGAACTCAGATCATGAGTCTCAAAAAAACCTTCATGTCAAGTCATACCTGTACTTGAACCATGGTCAGTATAGAACTCATGCCAGTGAGTTGAGCAGACTTACACCTCCTGAGGAATATACATGCCCAATATCTTTAAGGTTGATGTATGACCCTGTTGTCATTGCTTCAGGAAAAACATATGAAAGGATGTGGATACAAAAGTGGTTTGATGAGGGTAATACTATATGCCCAAAAACTAAAAAGGAATTGGCTCATATGGCATTGACTCCAAATGTTGCCTTAAAGGACTTGATATTAAACTGGTGCAAAACTAATGGAGTCTCCATTCCTGACCCGCGTAGGCATGTGCAAGATTTTCACTCATGGGAAGCTTCCTCCAACTCCATTAGGAGTTTTGGAAGTTCTTTGTATGATTTGAACTTCCCAATGGATTTTAGTAACATGTCTCTTGGATCATTAGATACCAGTTATAATTCAGATTCCTCCCACACTAAGGCCAACCATAGCTTAAATTTGATGTTGAACAAGAGCAGTGACAATTCGCGCAGGCATCAATCTCATGTACGGATACATGACGCTGATCGGATGCATTTGTCTAAACTCCATGAGCGTCAATGGGAATCTCAATGCCAAGTCattgaaaatatgaaaatagatTTCAAATGCAATTACCAAGCTTTTTGCTCTGTGTCATCTGAGAGTTTCATTGACCCACTCACAAGATTTCTGAGCACTGCATGTGAGAGGCACGATGTAAAAGCTCTGCGAGCAGGAACTAAGTTGCTAATGGAATTTATGAAGTGTTGCAG AAATGGTATGACCAATTTAAGTGAAGATACATGCATTATGTTGGCAAGTCTTCTTGACACAGAAGCGATTGGTGAAGCTCTCACCATAATGGAAGAACTGACAGGGAATTGGTATGAAAAAGCTAACATTGCAGCTTCCAGTGTGCTCACTTCTGTTTCAAAGATCCTTGATTCAG AACCCTTTTGA